A genomic segment from Aegilops tauschii subsp. strangulata cultivar AL8/78 chromosome 1, Aet v6.0, whole genome shotgun sequence encodes:
- the LOC109773280 gene encoding protein LURP-one-related 8, which produces MAKVHPNLAVPSLGMAAAAAARDDEPVTLTVWRKSLLFNCRGFTVFDASGNLVYRVDIYASDSRAEVVLMDAAGRPVLTVRRKKAISLMGDQWLVFPGEETRAPPLYAVKRTPQYMRGGGKSTAHVAACGGAAGGARYEVEGSYARRCCAVYDEQRRAVVEVQPKEAVGTDVFRMVVRPAGMDVSLAMAVVLALDQMLGRPGLLRSWSS; this is translated from the coding sequence ATGGCGAAGGTGCACCCGAACTTGGCCGTGCCGTCTCTGGGGatggcggccgcggcggcggcccgCGACGATGAGCCGGTGACACTGACGGTGTGGCGCAAGTCGCTGCTCTTCAACTGCCGGGGGTTCACGGTGTTCGACGCCAGCGGCAACCTGGTGTACCGCGTGGACATCTACGCGTCCGACTCCCGCGCCGAGGTGGTGCTCATGGACGCCGCGGGGCGCCCCGTGCTCACCGTCCGCCGCAAGAAGGCCATCAGCCTCATGGGCGACCAGTGGCTGGTCTTCCCCGGCGAGGAGACGCGCGCGCCGCCGCTCTACGCGGTGAAGCGCACGCCGCAGTACATGCGCGGCGGCGGCAAGTCCACGGCGCACGTGGCGGCGTGCGGGGGCGCCGCGGGCGGCGCGCGGTACGAGGTGGAGGGGTCGTACGCGCGGCGGTGCTGCGCGGTGTACGACGAGCAGCGGCGAGCGGTGGTGGAGGTGCAGCCCAAGGAGGCGGTGGGCACGGACGTGTTCCGGATGGTGGTGCGGCCGGCGGGCATGGACGTGTCGCTGGCCATGGCCGTCGTGCTCGCGCTGGACCAGATGCTCGGGAGGCCGGGGCTCCTCAGGAGCTGGTCCTCGTAG